TTTGTTAATAAAAAAGCCGTTCAGATAGCACTTTCAAACGAGTTTCGGACTAGGGCATAACACAAGTTTGATCGACAGAGGAAAAAGTTCGAGGCTTCGGAATAAATATTCAGGCATAATTATGAAAGGAATATGACTTAGGTAGCTATTCTTACTGTCCAGCAATTGCAGTACGATCTTGACAACGCGTCAGCCGAAGTTTCGTTAGCGAGATGGAATCGGGTTTTCTTCAGCAAGGGTAGTGGAGCACTATCCTCCGTATCTCGAAAAGGGTGCAGTCGTGATACCAGCCAGAAAAGGAAGTTCGGTAGTTCAAGAGGCCAACGACATGCTTCAGAGCCTGACGCTTCATTATCGAGGCATGATCTCGGAAAATCTTCGATCCAAATTAAGCGCCTCAGACCTGATTCAGGAAACCCTGATCATCATCCACAAGCATCACGAATCTCTTGAACTGATGAGCGTGGAAATGCGCGAGGCGTGGATCTACAAAACGCTTCGCCGCGAGCTCATTTCTTTTGTTCGGAAATATCGAACCAGCAAACGCAGCACTCAGCTGGAAGTCCTCACGGAACTTTCGAACGTGAGCGACAAATCGCTCTCCGACGGCTGGAATTTTTTGATGGAATGCGAATGCCAGGAGCGGCTTGATCGGGCCTATAACCAGCTGAGCGAGAGCGAAAAAAATATTCTGGCGCTCCACCTTCAACAGGAACTGAGTTACAAGCAGATTTCCGATCGGACCGGCACCAGCGAGGAAGCGGTGCGGCAGGCGTTTTCCCGGGCCCGTGCCGCCTGGAAAGCCCTTTACGAATCCACTCAAGAGTAGAACCCCATGTCCGGCCTCGCCCACAACCCCGATCCCGACCCCGAGTTGAGCGAAGAGGAAGCCGATTTCTTCCTCAAAGCCATCAAGGAATACTTCCGGTCCCGGGACCGGAAGAATCCGACTTCGCCGAAATTCCTCGGCAATTACATACTGGAATCGATCGCCGGGCAGGGAGGCTTTGGCATCGTTTACCGCGCCCACGATACGATCCGCAAACGGACGGTTGCCATCAAAATTCCCCGGTCGGAATTTCTGGGGGACGAGCAGTGCCGGCGCACCCTCGCGCGGGAAGCCCGGGCGGCCGCTCTGGTACGCCATCCGGGTGTGGTGGAGGTTTTCGATATCGTTGAGGCCGATGGCACGAGTGGAATTGTCAGCGAATTCTGCGAAGGCACTTCGCTATACGAGTGGTTGAAAAAACAGGCGGC
The genomic region above belongs to Telmatocola sphagniphila and contains:
- a CDS encoding RNA polymerase sigma factor — its product is MIPARKGSSVVQEANDMLQSLTLHYRGMISENLRSKLSASDLIQETLIIIHKHHESLELMSVEMREAWIYKTLRRELISFVRKYRTSKRSTQLEVLTELSNVSDKSLSDGWNFLMECECQERLDRAYNQLSESEKNILALHLQQELSYKQISDRTGTSEEAVRQAFSRARAAWKALYESTQE